GCGTGATCAGAAGATTGTTGCCAGGCCTATGGGGAAACTGGATTCACATCCTCTGACTTTGCTTCGGTAAAATCAAAGGTGCTACAATAATATGCAGTTGGTATTTTCTCCTCCGTTGGAGCGTGAATGAACAGTCCAGGTTACTGTACTATTTTCAACAGTATTTTCGCAGCAGCAGGTGCTACAGTGCTTCTACTACAGTATAAACTGTATTTACTGTTTATACACTCACGATTTACTGTAACACCTCTGACTTTGCTTCGGCAAAATTAGATGATGCGAATTCGGAGAAACTGAGAGGTGTTAATTTTGGTTCACCGCTCACTGTCTCATCGTAGTGGGAAAGATGAACCCAGTGGAAAGAGATGGTAGAATTTTACATGATCAAGTAGTGATCTATGTTCTGCAACAATCCTCTACGTGAGTGCTTTCATACGGAGTTTCACTCCTTATAACATAGAACAAGAGAATATTTACACCTTTATTTTCTGTGCTGATCAGTACTAACATCATCACCTTTTTATGGGATGACGTGTAATCTCTTTCTTTACTGAATACTTTAACGCATCTCCGTGTAAAATCAGTTTGAGAGACCACTCATCAAGGAACGCTTTCAGAGCATTGTCTATCATGAGAGAAATACCATGGTCCATGTACTTGTGTTCTTCCATGTTTTTGCACATATACAGTGATCCTCATTTTTCTCCTTCCTACGTCTCCTCTGCCTCTAATCTTCAACGGAGTCTTAGCTGGTAGGGGGCTGAAGTCTCTCAGCCCCATGTAGATCTACTCCTGCACACGTGAAACTCGTTATCTAATTTATCCAAATCGCAATGTCGCATCACACGATATTGAAACATTTCTCATTCGAATAAATATCATATGGGATTCGTTTTTCCTACCTATGGTGGCACACGGTTTTACGGAGCAGGAGCGGGGCAGTGGCGCGCTCACGTGTGATCTGCATGCGCATCTCACTTCtaggcagaaaaaaaaaaggtaaaatatTTCCGCAAATAGCTTTTTTTTGGGGTACAAATGTGCAAACAACAAGCACCAGCCACCGGATCCCGATCTAACGGCTCAGGCGGGCGGGCTCCTCACAGCACCTTCCATCGCCATTGGAGGAGGAGCGGAGctcgtgctagggttttagcgCCGCCGTCCCTCTCATCCGCCGCGCCCAGCCAAACACTCCAGCCGCAAACTCAGGGAACCAAGCCGCCGCGCGCGATGCTCTACATCGTGGGCCTCGGCCTCGGCGACGAGCGCGACATCACGGTGCGGGGGCTCGACGCCGTCCGCCGTTGCGCCAAGGTCTACATGGAGGCCTacacctccctcctctccctcggCCTCGACCCGTCCAGCCTCTCCAATCTCGTGCGTTTCCTTCCCCGCCTCCTCCTAGCCCCTTAATTTTGTGCGTTCCTTCATGCCCGCAACCTGTTCGCGCAAATGCCTAGCTCCCTGGTTCGAAGCTGTCGTTCACACCTCGTTGCTTTCTTCTGCAGGAGAAGCTCTACGGGAAGGAGATCACGATGGCCGACCGAGAGATGGTGGAGGAGCGCGCCGACCAGGTGCTGCGCGaggccgccgacgccgacgtcGCGTTCCTCGTCGTCGGTGACCCATTCGGGTAACGATTGCTTTGCTTCGTTTTCGTGTTTGTGTTGGCTGTGCGAGGGCGTCTTTAGATGGCATACGCATGCTCATTGCGTGACTGAGCTCAGTGCGCTGTTGTTGAGTTCGTGACCATGAACACTAGGATACCGATGGCGGAGCGCACTTGTTCCTACGCGGATGTTGTTTGGGTGATTTATAcgcatttttctttttgggcTGCATGCATGAATTTCTTCTATATTTGTTGCTTTTCTGCTTTGGTAGACCATTGGTATATGGCATAATTGTGCAATCTCACTTACATGTCGCAGGCCATGATTCAATAGATGTCCTTGGGGCTTACAATTGGTTCATCATGTCATGTCCTTGGGGCTTAAAATCTGTTCATCATGCCATATTCCATCTCTATGCATTATAAGTATATATGTGCACATATTTACGTCCCCCTTTGtttgagtaaaaaaaaaatgtagactTGCATATGTGTAGCAAGTGCTTCTTATTTTGATTATGTGCATACACATATACCCCAATATGCACGCATGGAAGTCTGATTACAGTCATTGACTTCATCCAAGTGTGATATTCAGACACTGTGTGAGTTTGTTTTTGGTTTGTGACTTCACTGTTTTTCTCTGTATTTAATTCTGATGAGATTTTCAGGGCAACTACACATACCGATTTGGTTGTTCGTGCCAAGAACATGGGGGTTGAAGTGAAGGTGATCCACAATGCATCTGTCATGAATGCAATTGGAGTTTGTGGGTTGCAACTTTACCGCTATGGAGAGACTATCTCCATACCATTCTTCACAGAGACATGGAGACCAGATAGTTTCTATGAGAAGATTCAGAACAATCGCCGGCATGGGCTGCACACACTTTGCCTACTAGGTTtgtgtttcttgatttttgctTGACCTTTTCAACATTGTCAGCGGTTAGCATTATTAAGAATTGATCATGAATTTCTATCCATGGGTAACATGTTTGGTAGTAAACATTTATCTTGATTCTtgtaagaaaaatagaaaatgcaATCAATGTTGAAACTGTtagagtgcaaaaaaaattgaGGTATTATTTTGTTTAGTCCCTAGCCTAAGTTATTTGAACTAATCTTTCCAATCATGTTGTTTTCCCCATCTTTAAATCTATAAGCATGAAGCAAAAGCTTGGAAACTCCATGTTATCTTTGTTTTCAATATTAATGCTTGTAGTACAATAACTTTTTCTTGCTACTACTAGTGGGCTTGGTTTGATTTTATCACTAGTAAAAAAATAGCTGATTTTATATCATTCAATGCAGATATTCGTGTAAAAGAGCCGACGTTAGAGTCTTTATGCAGGTAATTTAGCATAGTTTCCTGTCTATGATTCTAATTACCTTGCAGTGCAGAATTGCATCTTCTGAGAATTATTAGACTAAAATGTTGGtctctgcatttttttttctcccaagACTTGCTCAATATGACGCAAGCAGCCCTCAATAGTTGAGCTTTATATTGCTGTTTATGATAGAACTATTTTTTTGCAATTGTATTTACTTTGTGTAATCACTCCCAGAGGAAAGAAAGTGTATGAGCCACCGCGGTTCATGACCGTAAACACTGCAATAAGCCAGCTTTTGGAGGTGGAGGAAGCACGTGGGGGATCTGGTAGAATCTTTGAACTTGTTTTATCTAGTTAGTTTTCTTTCAAAAATGCTCTTTGCCAAACATTATTTAATATTCCTATTAAAGTTCAGAAAAATATCATGTTGCACAAATACTGATAGTTTTCTGTATAGTGCTCTAAATTCTCCATTTATTTGATCAGAGCTCCTTACTGTGATACTAACATTTAAAGATCGCTTGTTTTCAGCATTTAGCAAGGATTCACTATGCATAGGTGTAGCTCGCCTTGGAAGCGACGATCAGAAGGTTGTTTCTGGCCCTATGGAGAAGCTACTAGATGTTGATTTTGGCCCACCCCTTCACTGCCTGATCATAGTGGGAGAGACTCATCCATTGGAAGAAGAGATGCTAGAGTTTTACATGATCAAGTAGTGATCTACACAGCCTACTTCCCTGCAAAAGTTGCTTCATGTGAGTTTCACACAGTGAATTGATTAAGGGAATATTTAGACATTTTCCCTGTCAACATTGTTGTATCAATACTCGTATTGTCATTGCATTGTTGAATCGGTAAGTTGTAGCCAGTTGGATGCAGAATCGCCCATGAATGATATTTTGACGTTTGCCGCACCCTGCAATTGGGTGTGCTAGGAGTAGTTTTCTCCTCAGATACTCGAATGTGTAAACAAATCCGGGATGGACTGTATTGTTTCGCAATGCGAAATACTTATGACACACCCGAACCATGTTTGCAATCTGCGCATGAATGTGGTTGTGTTCGTGTAAAATCGGTTGGAGATATTAGTCACCGAGGAACATTTTCAGAATAGTAGCCATTGCTGCACCCATGAGTGAATTGTCATGATTCATATAATTTGTGTTACACCATCATCTTTGCACACTTGGCACTCGTTACATAAGTATGCAGATTCATATTGCGTTGTTCATCTTCATCGCATAATTACTCATATTTGAACACTTCTGGTAAGAAAGGTGAACAAACAAAAGAATGGGAGCATCATGAACATGAAAATGTTTTCGTCACAAAGGAACCACCGATCGATGCATGGTTGATTGGTTGCTGCATTACGAACACTTCTTTTTTTACCGAACTGGGGTGCAGTGCTCCATCTGTAGCTGGTGCAGCGCCGCTTCGGAGCCGAAGCTATGGTGGCTCGGCGACCTCCGGGACCGCGACCTCGCCGGCGTCATGGGGCCCTTCACCACCCTCGGTGACCGCTGCGCGACGGGCGGCCTGGTGGACCTCGCAAAGCCGATGTCGCTGGCGATGGAAGGGATGGGCGACATGGACGGGATCGGCGACAGCATGTGGTCGGCGAACGGGAAGCAGTGCTCCGAGTACACGTCCGAAGCGCCGGAGGAGCGCTCCTTGGGCGTGCTCATGGACCGGAACTTGGCCTTCGCCGACGCCGTCGACGCCATGTACCCAGGGAACGCCGGCGAGCACGCGGTGGCGTCGTCGTAGTAGTAGTCCCCCCTCGCCAGCGTCCGCCTGGGCCGGACGAAGGACCGCCGGGCCGAGCAGCCGAGCCGGTCGTCGCCGTTGCCGGGGTGCTGCGCGCCGAGGCAGGCGAGCGGGTCGACGGCCCTGGCGCGACCCGGCGCCGGCTGGTGAttcttggcggcggcggcggcggccctgtaGGGGGACTGGTGCGCCACGGGGATGTCCTTGTCGAAGGGCTGCGAGCCGACCCACTCCTCTAGCCAGCTCCACCGCTGGTTGAGCGTCTCCATCTCGTCTTTCGACATGGGCTGCCTCCTGATACCGATCTTCTCCTGATGGCAAGGCCATGCGACACGTCAGCTTTGATGTACAGCCACTGCCAAACGGGTCCAAATGGAACACAAATGGCTACTGAAGAAGAGAGTAGGATGCAATGGCTATGGCGGCCAGGCCAGGGCACGTACGTTTTGGATGGAGGCGTACTGCAGGGCGCGCACGCGCTTCAAGGCGGCCTCCTCCCTGCTCCTCATCATGGCGCTCATCTCTTCCTTCGAGAAGATGCTGCTGTCCCACCCCTtgctctgctcctgctcctgcacgCGCACAGAACACAAGAGACCGACCGAACCGTCAGGCGCGGCGACCGAATGTATGCCGCGTACTCCCCGGCGTTACATGTTCTCCTCGGCCCTCGCTACAACATACACGTACGGCCTCATGGTCTGGGTTGCAGGCCGGCTGCATGGTTGGAACTAATGGACGCATCGAAACAGACCGAGCATGGGTTGGTCCCAGCCGGCTCAACCCAACAGCAATCAAGCTCCGATCGCACTACCGCGAGACGCACTGACATGACACGCGGGGTCATGCTCATGCACaccacacccccccccccacctttACTCACCACATGCACCGCATGTGCGGCGCGAATCCCGGCTTGCGTCGTGAGAAAGCGCCAGGAAAAATACTAGTAGAAATTGAACTAACGCGCGGCATGTGCAGCGGGAGTGCCTTACGTGGACCGCGGCGGCGTACAGGCACAGCTCCCGCCCTCGCCTCAGCAGCagggcgtcgtcgtcgtcgagcgGCGGCTGGCCGTGGCCGGCGGCCCCGGAGCGGTGCCGGGCCTGGATCTTCATGAGGGACTCGAGCCCGCGCAGGGTGGCCGCCGTCTGCCGACGCACCGCCTGCCCGCGGATCAGCGCCTGCAGCCGCACCAGCCCCTTGAGCGCGCGCAGCGCCCTCCGACCCTGCGCGTCAGCACTTGTCACGGCAAGTTCCTTTTTTCTGCAGACTGACTTTGCCCGAAACCAAATGGACGCACCAGGTATCCGCGGTAAGCCGACTGGATCGCGACCGCGGCCTGTTCTTTCCTCGACGCCGGCTGGCCGGTGAGGCGGACCACCTCGGCGGCCGCTTGCGCGGCCGCGACAGCCGCCTCGGCGGCAGCCGCGCTGGCGAGGGCGACGGCCATGGCGCGCttgctctgctcctcctccgcctgccTGATCTGGTCCGCGGCCAcgggctccggcggcggcggcggcagggcgAAGGACTGCTGGGTCCTGAGCTTCCCCGGTACCCACCTCTTGCTCCTCGCCTTCTGCGCAAGAATTTCTCCGCC
The nucleotide sequence above comes from Phragmites australis chromosome 4, lpPhrAust1.1, whole genome shotgun sequence. Encoded proteins:
- the LOC133916089 gene encoding probable diphthine methyl ester synthase, whose product is MLYIVGLGLGDERDITVRGLDAVRRCAKVYMEAYTSLLSLGLDPSSLSNLEKLYGKEITMADREMVEERADQVLREAADADVAFLVVGDPFGATTHTDLVVRAKNMGVEVKVIHNASVMNAIGVCGLQLYRYGETISIPFFTETWRPDSFYEKIQNNRRHGLHTLCLLDIRVKEPTLESLCRGKKVYEPPRFMTVNTAISQLLEVEEARGGSAFSKDSLCIGVARLGSDDQKVVSGPMEKLLDVDFGPPLHCLIIVGETHPLEEEMLEFYMIK
- the LOC133916087 gene encoding protein IQ-DOMAIN 12-like isoform X1 encodes the protein MEKEKKRRSWFERIKRLFTSEPKQKPKPDKKARSKRWVPGKLRTQQSFALPPPPPEPVAADQIRQAEEEQSKRAMAVALASAAAAEAAVAAAQAAAEVVRLTGQPASRKEQAAVAIQSAYRGYLGRRALRALKGLVRLQALIRGQAVRRQTAATLRGLESLMKIQARHRSGAAGHGQPPLDDDDALLLRRGRELCLYAAAVHEQEQSKGWDSSIFSKEEMSAMMRSREEAALKRVRALQYASIQNEKIGIRRQPMSKDEMETLNQRWSWLEEWVGSQPFDKDIPVAHQSPYRAAAAAAKNHQPAPGRARAVDPLACLGAQHPGNGDDRLGCSARRSFVRPRRTLARGDYYYDDATACSPAFPGYMASTASAKAKFRSMSTPKERSSGASDVYSEHCFPFADHMLSPIPSMSPIPSIASDIGFARSTRPPVAQRSPRVVKGPMTPARSRSRRSPSHHSFGSEAALHQLQMEHCTPVR
- the LOC133916087 gene encoding protein IQ-DOMAIN 12-like isoform X2; the encoded protein is MEKEKKRRSWFERIKRLFTSEPKQKPKPDKARSKRWVPGKLRTQQSFALPPPPPEPVAADQIRQAEEEQSKRAMAVALASAAAAEAAVAAAQAAAEVVRLTGQPASRKEQAAVAIQSAYRGYLGRRALRALKGLVRLQALIRGQAVRRQTAATLRGLESLMKIQARHRSGAAGHGQPPLDDDDALLLRRGRELCLYAAAVHEQEQSKGWDSSIFSKEEMSAMMRSREEAALKRVRALQYASIQNEKIGIRRQPMSKDEMETLNQRWSWLEEWVGSQPFDKDIPVAHQSPYRAAAAAAKNHQPAPGRARAVDPLACLGAQHPGNGDDRLGCSARRSFVRPRRTLARGDYYYDDATACSPAFPGYMASTASAKAKFRSMSTPKERSSGASDVYSEHCFPFADHMLSPIPSMSPIPSIASDIGFARSTRPPVAQRSPRVVKGPMTPARSRSRRSPSHHSFGSEAALHQLQMEHCTPVR